A region of Methanocorpusculum labreanum Z DNA encodes the following proteins:
- a CDS encoding flavodoxin family protein, which translates to MKITVIYGTSRTEKSSTYNIAQQFLAELADGDPVTEFHLPRDMPAFCTGCFNCFSDTTTCPHYKYIQPIEEAMQNADLIIITAPVYVFHVPGQVKALLDHFGCRWMGHKPNPQMFRKQALFIITAAKAGMRSAAKDIQDSFDWWGVGRTYGFKNAVLAGEWTEVTDKSKAAFAQEVKKTARKIQRQQGAGPRLKVRMLFYLMRFVQKKYRFIESDAAYWEENGWLDGKIPWKDA; encoded by the coding sequence ATGAAAATCACCGTCATTTATGGAACGAGCCGTACGGAAAAATCCAGTACGTACAACATCGCCCAGCAGTTCCTAGCTGAACTCGCAGACGGCGACCCAGTCACCGAATTCCACCTTCCACGGGACATGCCGGCATTCTGCACCGGCTGCTTCAACTGTTTTTCCGACACCACAACCTGCCCTCACTATAAATACATCCAGCCGATAGAGGAGGCAATGCAGAATGCGGATCTGATCATTATCACTGCTCCCGTGTATGTGTTCCATGTGCCCGGCCAGGTCAAGGCACTCTTAGACCACTTCGGGTGTCGGTGGATGGGACACAAGCCAAACCCGCAGATGTTTCGCAAACAGGCACTTTTTATTATAACGGCCGCAAAAGCCGGGATGCGGAGTGCAGCAAAGGATATTCAGGATTCCTTTGACTGGTGGGGAGTCGGCCGGACCTATGGTTTCAAAAATGCGGTTCTGGCGGGAGAATGGACGGAGGTCACCGACAAAAGCAAAGCGGCGTTTGCACAAGAAGTCAAGAAGACAGCCCGAAAAATCCAAAGACAGCAGGGAGCAGGACCCCGGCTCAAAGTCAGGATGCTCTTCTATCTGATGCGGTTTGTACAGAAAAAATATCGGTTTATTGAATCCGATGCAGCATACTGGGAAGAAAACGGCTGGTTAGACGGGAAAATACCCTGGAAGGACGCCTGA
- the hmdB gene encoding 5,10-methenyltetrahydromethanopterin hydrogenase cofactor biosynthesis protein HmdB, which produces MNEKILKKVESGRRFAPDDYLNIFSSSSYAELEPLINVIYDRQKSGHSPIKLTSTIHLTNQCHVTPKCTYCGFAAGTSENGYYTPFHKTDSEIETIAKAIELSGIPRVSCSGAHGYGGEQAVSAARIVKNTTSLELLINVGADLTRESLEKISRYNTDTICCNLETVNEQLFHKLKPGENLANRIHVCQMTDDIGLELSSGLLIGVGESHQDRLNHLQFLKRYKNLGEIPIMGFNPYPGTPMANHPPCSLLEQIKTILVVRLMYPDIRITVPTPTIGPKNVSYSLKAGATNVATVIPENYPVDVKGVGSPVCGNLSDVLTTIYNLGLSPQLNPNFPYQTQKFTDGASVQ; this is translated from the coding sequence ATGAATGAAAAAATTCTGAAAAAAGTGGAGAGCGGACGTAGATTTGCCCCGGATGATTATTTGAATATATTTTCCAGTTCCTCCTATGCTGAATTGGAGCCGCTGATAAATGTTATTTATGATCGACAAAAATCCGGACATTCACCTATCAAACTGACGTCCACCATCCATCTTACCAATCAATGTCATGTAACTCCGAAATGCACATACTGCGGATTCGCTGCCGGAACATCAGAAAACGGATATTATACTCCATTCCATAAGACAGACAGCGAAATTGAAACAATCGCCAAAGCAATCGAACTATCGGGCATTCCACGCGTTAGTTGTTCGGGAGCTCACGGTTACGGCGGTGAACAAGCGGTTTCTGCAGCACGTATTGTAAAAAATACCACATCATTGGAACTCCTTATCAACGTGGGTGCTGATCTTACCCGAGAATCTCTTGAAAAAATCTCAAGATATAATACGGATACCATCTGCTGCAACCTTGAAACCGTCAATGAGCAGCTCTTTCATAAATTAAAACCTGGAGAAAATCTTGCAAACCGCATTCATGTTTGTCAGATGACCGATGATATCGGTCTTGAACTCTCTTCCGGTCTGCTGATTGGTGTCGGGGAAAGCCATCAGGATAGATTAAATCATCTTCAGTTTCTGAAACGATACAAAAATCTTGGAGAGATCCCGATTATGGGTTTTAACCCGTATCCTGGAACTCCCATGGCCAATCATCCTCCATGCTCGCTGCTTGAACAGATTAAAACGATTCTTGTTGTCAGGCTGATGTATCCAGACATACGTATCACTGTTCCCACCCCGACCATAGGACCAAAAAATGTTAGTTATTCGCTCAAAGCCGGCGCCACGAATGTCGCAACGGTCATTCCGGAAAATTATCCAGTAGATGTCAAGGGAGTTGGATCTCCAGTCTGCGGCAACTTATCGGATGTCCTGACAACCATTTACAATCTTGGTCTTTCTCCGCAGTTGAATCCGAATTTCCCGTATCAAACCCAGAAATTTACAGATGGTGCATCAGTCCAATGA